TATGGACTTCCACACCTTTCGGCTGGAACTTCTCTTCAATGAGCGCTTTCATTTCCAAAGCTGTGCTTTCGTCATCCCCGTGGCTGATGGCGATCGTCTGCTTCGATAATTCGGCACCGCGTTCTTCGATCAGCTCGAGCATGCGGCGAAGAACTTTTTTACGGCCGCGATGTTTTTCGATCGGTACAAGCCTTCCGCCTTCAACATGAAGCAAAGGTTTGATGTTCAAGAGGCCGCCGATGAATGCGCTCGCCTTCGATACACGTCCGCCTTTCGCCAAATAATCAAGGTCCTCGACTGTGAATAGGTGCTCCATATGGGCAGCCATGTCACGGATTTTACGTTCGATCGTCCGGACATCGTCTCCCGCATCCCTCAAGCGCACAGCTTCCTTTACAAGAAGTCCACATCCAAGTGAAGCACAGCGTGAATCGATGAGGACGAGGTTCATGTTCGGATTACCTTCTTTTACTTGGTCTTTCATCATCACGCCAGTGTTATACGTTCCTGATAGCTCGGACGAGAAAGCGATATACAATCCATCTTCTCCGGACTCTGCAAGCTCTTTCCAAGTGGAATGGAACTTTTCCGGGGAAGCTTGCGATGTTTTCGGATGTTTCCCATTGCGGATGGCGTCAAATACTTCCTTCGAATCAATTTCAAGGACATCATCGCCTTCCTTTTCATCGATCAAGACACGTAATGGAATGAGCGTCACATCGTTTTCATCGAAAAATGATTTCGGTAAATCTGAACCACTATCAGCAAAAATTCTCATTGTGGATCCCCCTTATATTCTTTTTATATTTGTTTTGATAATAACAATCGTTCCTTCAACACTTCTGCAATGCCATCTTCATTATTCGTCAACGTCACTTCGTCCGCAATGGATTTCAGTCTGTCGATCCCGTTGCCCATCGCAACGCCGACGCCCGCGTAATCAATCATTTCAAGGTCATTGTCTTCATCTCCGAAAGCAATAATTCGTTCCTGCGGAATTCCAAGATGTTTGGCGACATGTGAAATACCGACCGCCTTATTCAACCCGTGGCGCACGATTTCAATGACAGCCCATGGCGCGCCCCATCGTCTATGGTCGATTGCCTCGGCATAGACCTCGGCCAAATGTCTCCGGATTGGTTCTACATTTTTTGGATCCGCCTGAATAAGCAAACTTGTAGGCTCGACTTGCAATGCCTGTCGGATGTCCCCTTGCTTGATGACTGGATCTCCGAAGGTGAGAATATCCAGTGGCTTTTCATCGTGATATTGCAAGTACACATCGTCCATCACTTCCGCTATTATGTTGTGGAAACGGAAATCATGCAGTGCATCAACGACATCATTGACGACAGGGAGAGGAATCGTTTCATGGACATTTTTCCAAGAACGGTCAGTTGGGTTATGCACGAATGCGCCATTGAAATTGACGATCGGAGTCTTCAATCCAAGCTGGCGATAGTACATCGAACTAGCACGATACGGCCGGCCAGTCGCAATCATCACCTGATGCCCTTGTTCTTCCGCCCGTTTCAATGTATGTGCAGTTTTTTCTGAGATTACTTTCTCGTCCGTCAGCAATGTCCCGTCCAAGTCGAGGACAATCAAATGCGGTTTCATAGTTTTGCCCCCTTTGGAAAGTTTCTATGTTGTATACCCATTTCCTCAATCGCTTCACCTTATATTGTCCAGTTTAGCGTTATCTATCGGAGCAAGTCAAAACATTCCGGAGGGAAACCGTCCTTTTTGTTTTTCTAGTAAAACTTTGGTACGATTTAGAAAAAGTACAGAAGGTGTTTGCATGATTGTAAAAGAAGAAAATTGGAGCAATATACCATTATTACATATTGTGGATGAGCGACACGAAAATAGCAATATACCAACAGTTATCTTTTTGCACGGCTTCACAAGTGCCAAAGAGCATAATTTGCATTACGCATATAATATTGCAAAGAATGGATTTCGCGTCCTGTTGCCCGATGCCCATCTACATGGCTCGCGGGATGAAGGGTTGGATGAAGTCCAGTTGAGTCTTCGTTTTTGGGAGATCGTCCTGACGTCGATTGAGGAAATGGATGTCCTTCATAAGGAGTTGCAGGAGAGAGGCGTCTCGAAAATCGGCATGGGTGGGACGTCAATGGGCGGAATTACGACGCTCGGCTGCTTGACTGCTTATCCGTGGATCGATGTCGCGACAGTCATGATGGGTGCACCAGGATATGTCGAACTTGCAAAGGCGCAGATGTCACAGTTCGAACGGCGCGGCTTCAAATTGCCGATTACCGATGAAGAACGGAAATCTTTGCTTAATACACTCGCCATTTTTGATTTGACCAAACAAAGGAAAAAGCTCAATAATCGTCCCGTTTACTTTTGGCATGGAGAAAATGATACGACCGTCCCGTTTGAACCGACATTCAATTTCTATAAAGCAGCGAAGAAGGATTATGTGGATGCTCCTGAGCAATTTGAGTTCATGGCGGATCCGACGGCTGGCCACGCCGTTTCTAGAATGGGCATGCTGCGTGCCGCTGATTGGTTCGCATCTTATTTGAATGAATAGGGTATCCTTGCTATGATGGAGGGAGAACAGATTCGGAAAGGGGAATTTCAATGAATGATGATATGAAGGGCAGCTTGATGGGTGCTCTGGAAAACGTGATCGATCCCGAGCTCGGAATTGATATCGTCAATTTGGGGCTTGTTTATGATGCGGAGCTTGATGAAGAAGGCACTGCCAAAGTGACAATGACATTAACTTCAATGGGTTGTCCGATGGGGCCGCAAATCGTTTCCAACATCAAACAGGAACTGATGGAATTGCCTGAAGTGAAGGATGCGGACGTCAATATTATTTGGAACCCGCCATGGTCGAGGGATAAGATGTCGCGCTATGCGAAAATGGCGCTCGGCGTACGATAATAATACGTTACTTGAACAAGAAAAAGGTTGTTTGACTTATGTCAGGCAGCCTTTTTTGTTTTGTGTTTATTCCCATCGGTACAGGGGAAATTAAGCATGCGGAATGCTTTACTT
The sequence above is drawn from the Sporosarcina luteola genome and encodes:
- a CDS encoding DegV family protein; the encoded protein is MRIFADSGSDLPKSFFDENDVTLIPLRVLIDEKEGDDVLEIDSKEVFDAIRNGKHPKTSQASPEKFHSTWKELAESGEDGLYIAFSSELSGTYNTGVMMKDQVKEGNPNMNLVLIDSRCASLGCGLLVKEAVRLRDAGDDVRTIERKIRDMAAHMEHLFTVEDLDYLAKGGRVSKASAFIGGLLNIKPLLHVEGGRLVPIEKHRGRKKVLRRMLELIEERGAELSKQTIAISHGDDESTALEMKALIEEKFQPKGVEVHMIGSAIGSHAGPGTIAIFFLNK
- a CDS encoding Cof-type HAD-IIB family hydrolase; this encodes MKPHLIVLDLDGTLLTDEKVISEKTAHTLKRAEEQGHQVMIATGRPYRASSMYYRQLGLKTPIVNFNGAFVHNPTDRSWKNVHETIPLPVVNDVVDALHDFRFHNIIAEVMDDVYLQYHDEKPLDILTFGDPVIKQGDIRQALQVEPTSLLIQADPKNVEPIRRHLAEVYAEAIDHRRWGAPWAVIEIVRHGLNKAVGISHVAKHLGIPQERIIAFGDEDNDLEMIDYAGVGVAMGNGIDRLKSIADEVTLTNNEDGIAEVLKERLLLSKQI
- a CDS encoding prolyl oligopeptidase family serine peptidase, giving the protein MIVKEENWSNIPLLHIVDERHENSNIPTVIFLHGFTSAKEHNLHYAYNIAKNGFRVLLPDAHLHGSRDEGLDEVQLSLRFWEIVLTSIEEMDVLHKELQERGVSKIGMGGTSMGGITTLGCLTAYPWIDVATVMMGAPGYVELAKAQMSQFERRGFKLPITDEERKSLLNTLAIFDLTKQRKKLNNRPVYFWHGENDTTVPFEPTFNFYKAAKKDYVDAPEQFEFMADPTAGHAVSRMGMLRAADWFASYLNE
- a CDS encoding metal-sulfur cluster assembly factor, producing MNDDMKGSLMGALENVIDPELGIDIVNLGLVYDAELDEEGTAKVTMTLTSMGCPMGPQIVSNIKQELMELPEVKDADVNIIWNPPWSRDKMSRYAKMALGVR